The following is a genomic window from Nitrosomonas communis.
AAATGGATGGTTTTTATTCGAGCGAGAAAACCACGATTGTATACATGTCTTGCAAACCAGTTGGTCAGCAGAAGTATAAATTTGAAAGTCAGCAGACGGAACAACCCCGGCTTCACATCCCCAAACACGCTATACTGATTACTGACATCCCAATCTTCCTGTTTTGAAAGTTCATTGATATGTTCATAGCTAGGCCGGATAAAGAGCTCAGGGTCGGAACGCTCCAGCATTCTCAGACGTAGGGCAAAGAAAGGTGCGATAGCTAACAGCAGCGGGGATAGCAGAAGTAGAATTAACGGCACCCCAATCATATGCAGCAGATTGCGTATTTTCCAGTCTGTGGGTGTTGGTTCGGGTGGTGATAATGTAAGTCTACCTTTATATTTTTCCATTTCGACATGTGACAAAAGCTTTTGTCGTAAGGTACGGACATTTTCCCGGCCAACATCATCAACGATTTTCTTTAAATAGGTAGACAGGCTTCGATGGAGTGCAGCTTCTTCATGTATTTGTTTGACCGTTCGACCAATCCAGTTAACATAATTTGCTTTGGGATTGATAGTGTGCGCTTGCATCCATTCAAGCAAATTTTGATCTTCCTTAGAAAAACCATCGCAATGGGAAAAGATTTTTTTCAGACCTGATTCTGCTTGTTCCGCAAGTTCTGCTAAAAAAGTATGCATATCCCCATCAATGTCGCCCAGAAAGGCGAGAGTCGGTCGCCAAAGTCTTGGTTTTACGCCAAATTCTTTAATTTCGTGTGTCGTAGTGGCTTCTATGATGACAAAGCGCGCAAAATGCAAGCGATTAAAACGACTGAATGGAATCAAGCTATTATCGGGGTCAGCATGACCAGGCACTTTGTTCATTGAAGCCAACAAAGCACGCAGGTTTTTCAACTGCCCAACACGCACAGTCGCGACAATCATGAAGGTAGATTGAGGTGTCATAGTTTTCTATCTCAAGTAAACATTTACATGATTTCTTATCTAGCATCATTTCGTGTCAGGGCAAAATCCAGAACGCGTGTTTTACCCCACCATACTTTCCCAAGATAAACACCAGGCTCGATCTCACGAATTTCATCGCGGATCACTTTAGCAACGAAGGAAGTTTTAGAATAATCGATGACGATGGTATCTTTCCCATCTAGCCAGCTTTTGTCACGATATACCTTGGCAATAATGAATGTCAGGCCAAATGGTGTAATCTTGTTGACAAGAACACCAGCCTGACCGCCTGGGCAAAATAAATCAAACACTTTACCTTGCCAAGCAAAGAGACGGGCAAAGGCTGCCACGAGTTTTGAGAAGATTGATCCTGCCAGAATTGCTGTGCCTTGTGTATCGCCAGTTGGAATGTTTCCTGGGTTGGCATTACGATAAATTTCATCTAATTCTTCACGTGATTTACTCAACCAAGTTCTTACTGTATTGTTCATTTTAGTTACTCCTCATAGAGTTATATCAAAAACAAGTAAACAGAATGCCTGACAACACTTGATTTGTAATAATCCAAGTAACTCTAAAGCACATACACAATGATAAAGGCTTAGAATCAATTAAAAATTTTTTAAACTAATAATCTAGATTTACCCTTCTCCTCTTTCTATTTAATTGCTAACGGTTTTTTTATAACAGGAAACCCGCTCTCGCTTATCTGTAAAAATTTATTCTAAATGACTTTATTCTAAGTTTGTTTAATGTGCAAGAATTAAATACGCGATAAAAAGATCTTTGCAAAAGGCATATTGAATATTAATTAAAATTTATATAGTAAAAATTGTAAATAAAGTAATATAGTTACTGAAAGAAAAGAGAGATTATTTTAAGTGTTTTGCTAGTGGTAACTTCGAATTCCAGTATGTTTGATCAATCACTAATTCTGGAGACTGCCATGAAAAAATATAAAAAAATCCTGCCCTTTATTGGATTCAGTTTAGCTTTATTTCTTGCAGGGTGCTCAGACGACCGATCGCTAAAAATCGCGAGCGAATGTATCAAAGGTGGTAATGCCAAGTCGGGATCAATCATGGACGAGGCGCAATGTGTGAACAGATCTGCAGAAAGTTTTCCCGCGGCAGATGAGGATTATTTCATAGATATGGATTATGGAATCAGCCAAAAACCTGATGAAGTAGTCGCTGCGTTACAACCATTTTGGTCTCCTACTACCGCTATATCCCCTGAGGAAGCGGTTACCCGTATAGTCAAAGGCCGCAACAACTGGATTGTTTGGACGGGCGGTAATGACAAGCTCTGGGATAACATGAATGCGCAGAGCTTTGGCAGTTTTGATCTGCTAAAAGTATTGTCGAACCACCCTAAGCTCCAGGAGAAGAATCCGAAGCACAGTCGTGATCATCGATGGGAGTGGTTTGGCCTCGTCAATGAACCGTGTTTTATGAAAAATACTGACCCGGAAGGCAAGCTGGCTGGCCGCGAGGATCGCTTCGGCTTATATCTGGATGTACGAGACCCGGATTGTGCTGCCGATCCTTTCGAGAACGAAAAGAAATATCCAGGCGTCAAAATCGGGGCACGTGGCAAGACTGTGCCTGTGGGTTCCTATTATGGCTACGCAACCGGGATTATAGGGCTTCGTTTATTTCCCAACCCTGATTTTAATGAGGCAGCAAAAAAACGCTGGGATGCAGAAAAATATTATTCTGATCCTGCATACTACAATGATCCCAAATTAGTTAAACCTTACCGGGTAGGGATGTCCTGTGGCTTCTGTCATGTGGGACCCAATCCAACCAATCCGCCCAAAGACCCGGAAAATCCACAATGGGCCAATCTCAATTCCAATCCCGGCGCGCAATATTTCTGGTTTGACCGTGTGTTTGCATATGAGGCGGATAAAACCAGTTTCGCCTACCAGACTCTCCATACTAATCGACCAGGCGCACTGGATACCTCCCTTATTTCCACCGACTATATTAACAATCCTCGCACTATGAACGCGATCTATAATCTTCCTGCACGCATGCTCCATGCATTACGTTGGGGAGAAGAAGAATTAACCGATGGTGAACGAGGTAATAAACAGTTCAATCATTTTGAAGAGGTTCCTGCTGACAGCTCACTTAGAGCATTTTTCAAAGCATCAAAAGAGGTTGATAAAGTGCTGACACCACGTGTGCTTAAGGATGCTGCAGACTCAGTGGGTGGATTGGGCGCACTGAATCGTGTTTTCATTAATATTGGTTTATTTAGTGAAGAATGGCTACAGCATATTACTCCTTTGGTAGGTGGCAAGCCTTTTACACCTTTTCCGATCAAAGCAGCAGAACAAAATTCCAGCTATTGGCGGGCGACTGAGCAACAAACTCTGGATGGCGCGTTATTTTTTCTCGCTGCAACCCCTCCTGATTATCTGAAGAATGCGCCTGGGGGTGAACGCTACCTGACCGATGATGAAAAAACTCTCGAGCGCGGCAAAAAAGTATTTGCCGAGAACTGCGCTGCTTGTCATTCAAGCAAATTGCCAGAGGAAGCATACCAGTTTTTCCCAAACAACGGCTGTGTCGGCCCTGATTACCTGGATTGCTGGAACCAATACTGGCACTGGACCAATTCCGCTGAATTCAAGGAGAAAATGACAAAAATTGTATTAGAAGAGGATTTTCTTAAGGAAAATTTCCTTTCTACTGAGTTGCGCGTGCCGGTTACTTTGCTGGAAACCAATATCTGCGCTTCTATAGCGACCAATGCAATCGAGGGAGACACCTGGGATAATTTTTCGTCTACTTCTTACAAAAATCTGCCTTCGGTAGGCGAGGCCATCATTCACCATCCGATTACTCGTGAGCAAACATTTTATGAAATACCTCCTAACGACAAGGACAACAAGGGTGGACGTGGTTATATCCGGCCACCTTCTCTTACCAGTATATGGTCTACCGCGCCGTTCCTGCTAAACAATACGCTAGGTAAATTTTATTGGTCAGGCTCGGTAGAAGACCGTATGAAATCCTTCCGGATCAGCATAGAGCAATTGCTGTGGCCCGAGAAGCGTTACTGTGATCAAAAAGATTTGTATGCTGCTGAGTACGATGGGAAGGAAGGCGCATACACTGAGGAAGGGGCATATATTTATGGCTCGGAAACAGCAAGCAGCTGTGAGGGAAAAACCTACCTCACCCGATCAGGCAAAGAAGTTCCCGGGATTATCGACCGAACCACTGAAAGGAGCGAGTTAAAAATACTAAAGAGTTATCTTCCTTGGTATATAAGAATATTTCCTATTGGCGATGGACTGGAACTTGGTCCATTTCCTGAAGGTATCCCGGTGAATCTGATTTCCAATATCAATATGGAAATGGACCTAGGTCAAAAAATTTCCCTGTCGTGGGATGTCTTAAAGTACGTTGGATGGGATATCTTTACTTTGTGGAAAGCACAGGAAGACCCAAAGAGCATTACCGATGAAGAATTGCGCAAAATCCTGAGTGGCATACTCGATCCTCTACTGGAAGTGAATAAATGTCCAGATTTTGTGGTCAATCGGGGGCATTATTTTGGTACGGATTACCTGCCAGCAGAGGAACACAGAACGGCACTCAATGACAGTGATAAGCGTGCTTTGATTGAGTTTCTTAAAACCATGTAATTTTTCATAAATGAGATACCCCGCTATAAGCAGCGGGGTATCTACTGTGTTTCTGAGTTTCTAAGCTTATTTGGTTTTCAACCAGCCTTCTTCTTCGGAAGAAAGAATCATCTAAGTATTGCAAACCAAGCTCTTGATTAATTAAGCACAAATTGATTGTGGTGTTTATCGGTACAATGACGCTATTCCGGAAAAATCTATCAAAAATTTTTGAATCATATTGGAGATAATTTGTGGATAAGCCTGGCCCTTTGAAAGACCATCAGAGCGATAGTAACGATTGCGAAAAGTTTGATTA
Proteins encoded in this region:
- a CDS encoding c-type cytochrome, with translation MKKYKKILPFIGFSLALFLAGCSDDRSLKIASECIKGGNAKSGSIMDEAQCVNRSAESFPAADEDYFIDMDYGISQKPDEVVAALQPFWSPTTAISPEEAVTRIVKGRNNWIVWTGGNDKLWDNMNAQSFGSFDLLKVLSNHPKLQEKNPKHSRDHRWEWFGLVNEPCFMKNTDPEGKLAGREDRFGLYLDVRDPDCAADPFENEKKYPGVKIGARGKTVPVGSYYGYATGIIGLRLFPNPDFNEAAKKRWDAEKYYSDPAYYNDPKLVKPYRVGMSCGFCHVGPNPTNPPKDPENPQWANLNSNPGAQYFWFDRVFAYEADKTSFAYQTLHTNRPGALDTSLISTDYINNPRTMNAIYNLPARMLHALRWGEEELTDGERGNKQFNHFEEVPADSSLRAFFKASKEVDKVLTPRVLKDAADSVGGLGALNRVFINIGLFSEEWLQHITPLVGGKPFTPFPIKAAEQNSSYWRATEQQTLDGALFFLAATPPDYLKNAPGGERYLTDDEKTLERGKKVFAENCAACHSSKLPEEAYQFFPNNGCVGPDYLDCWNQYWHWTNSAEFKEKMTKIVLEEDFLKENFLSTELRVPVTLLETNICASIATNAIEGDTWDNFSSTSYKNLPSVGEAIIHHPITREQTFYEIPPNDKDNKGGRGYIRPPSLTSIWSTAPFLLNNTLGKFYWSGSVEDRMKSFRISIEQLLWPEKRYCDQKDLYAAEYDGKEGAYTEEGAYIYGSETASSCEGKTYLTRSGKEVPGIIDRTTERSELKILKSYLPWYIRIFPIGDGLELGPFPEGIPVNLISNINMEMDLGQKISLSWDVLKYVGWDIFTLWKAQEDPKSITDEELRKILSGILDPLLEVNKCPDFVVNRGHYFGTDYLPAEEHRTALNDSDKRALIEFLKTM